Below is a genomic region from Streptomyces ferrugineus.
GCCCGCCGCTCGGCCCCCGGGCGCAGCAGCCCGCGCAGCGCGTCGCCGAACCGCCGCTGGAGCAGCGCCCGTTCATGGAGGTGCTCGGCGACGGTCAGGGCCGGGTCCAGGTCGGTCACACCCGGGACATGGGCCACGGCGCTGTCGCGCCGCACCGCCGCCATGCGCTTGGGCAGTGGCGCCCCGCCCACCGTCGCGGTTCCCTCGGTGGACTTCATGCGCCCGGTGAGCGCCAGCAGCAGACACGTACGTCCGGTGCCGGACGGCCCTTCGACCGCGATCAGCGAGCCGGGCTCCGCCTCGAACGAGACCCCGCGGAACGCCCATCCGCGGGGCCCCTTCAGCCCGAGCCCCAGGGCCGTGACACCGGCCCCGGCCACGGCTTCCCCCATCCCTGCCCCCTCCATTTTGAACTGACTGGTCAGTGCAAAAGTTAGCCCGAACTCTCGATCGAAGCAAAATCGCAGGTCAGAACGGATTGTCAGTGCCATACCTCACGATGGGCACATACGGCATCCCGTATCGGGCATGCCGTCACACAGACGACAGGAGGTTCGTCATGGCCAGCTACCACGCAGCCGCCGCGCGTCGGCGCCGCGCCACCGGCCCTGCCCCCTCACTGACCGGCCCGGCGAGCGACGTGCACCCCGTGCTCCGCCGGACCACGGCCCCGCCCGCCGCCCTCGACCTGCTCGCCCAGGCCCGTGCCGGACTCGACGAGGCCACCGTTCTGGAAACGCCGAACGAGCGCTATGCCACCGCCCACCTCGCCGCCCTGCGCACCGCCGCCGCCGTGCTCGCGGCGCGAGGGCGTCCGGAGCCGACGTCCAGGCGCCGGGCACGCATCAGGAGCGCTTGGGAAGTGCTCCCCGAGATAGCGCCCGAACTCACCGAGTGGAGCGCCCTGTTCGCCTCGGGCGCCCGGCGCCGCGCCCGGGCCGAGGCGGGCATCCAGGGCGCGGCCAGCCGCCGGGACGCCGACGACCTGATACGGGACGTGGCGATGTTCCTGCGCCTCGTCGAGCGGATGCTGGTGCTCCAGCCGGTCCTGCCGCAGCCGCGCCAGGACGTGGACGCGTCCGCGGAGGAGACGGGCGACAGACAGCAGGCGCGCGACGACATGCCGGACGCCGGCTGACGGTGGGCCGTCCGACGCGCGAGACGTACGGCGTCGCGCTCCACCGCGATGGTCGGGAGGGTGGTCGCAGGCAATAGGGTGGAAGGCGCCTGAAGCCTTTCCGCTCCCGTGACCCGGGCCCGGGGAGGCAGCCCGTTCGCTCCGCCGTGCAGACGGCGGCGCCGCGCCGAGGAGTCAACCCCGTGTCGGACCCGATGCGCCCACCCGTCGCCCACCACCACCCTCAAACGGCGTCGCTGCGCTCCGACCCCTCCCGACCCCGCGCAGCCCTCCGTACCGCCGTGGTCTGGGAGGTGCTCCAGGACGCCCTGGACCGCCGGGCCAAGGCCACGGGTCGTCAGGCGCTGGACGTCCTCGACACGGGGGGCGGCAGCGGCAACTTCGCCGTGCCCCTGGCCCGCCTCGGCCACCGCGTCACCGTCGTCGACCCCAGCCCGAACGCGCTCTTCGCCCTGGAGCGGCGCGCCGCCGAGGCCGAGGTCGCCGACCGGGTGACGGGCGTGCAGGGAGACGTCCACGGCCTGTTCGACGTGGTCGAGCGCGGCGGGTACGACGTCGTGCTGTGCCACGGCGTCCTGGAGTACGTCGACGACCCCGCCGAGGGCGTGCGCAACGCGGTGGCCGCCCTGCGCTCCGAGGGCGTCCTCAGCCTGCTCGCCGCCGGTCTCGGCGGTGCCGTGCTGGCGCGGGCCCTCGCCGGTCACTTCAAGGAGGCCAAGCAGGCCCTGGAGGACCCCGACGGCCGCTGGGGCCACGGCGACCCCATGCCGCGCCGGTTCACCGCCGACCAGCTCACCGGGCTCGTCGAGCGGGCCGGGCTCAGGGTCGGCGCCGTGCACGGGGTGCGGGTCTTCGCCGACCTGGTCCCCGGGGTGCTGGTGGACACCGAGCCGGGGGCGCTGGAGGCGCTGCTGAAGCTGGAGGAGGCGGCGGCCGAGCTGTCCGCCTTCCACGCCGTGGCCACCCAGCTGCATGTGCTCGGCGAGACGGGGGAGACCGCGGAGGCCTGAGCCGCCCTCTGCGAGCGGACCGTGAGGGTACGCCTTGATCAGGGACTTGGCTGCACATGGAGTACGCCACAGGCCCCCCGATCGAGCGCTCAGCGCCGTATGATCGAGGGAGACCGTTCCGGCATGACGGGTCGGCCGCTGGGGAATGAAGATCTCAGCGAGCCGGGGCGCCCATGCCGGGGCCCGGTTGGCCAATTGGCGTAGAGGGGCGGGTTTCACGGGGGCGATTCCCTGCCTATCCTGAAGGGACCCCCGGGTCGCCCCGGCGACTGCACGATGAGGAGGACTCCGTGCCGCTCTCGGAGCACGAGCAGCGAATGCTCGAGCAGATGGAGCGAGCGCTGTACGCCGAAGATCCCAAGTTCGCGACAGCGCTTGAGGGAAGCGGGCTGCGTACGTACACCCGGCGACGGGTCTACCAGGCGGTCGCGGGCTTCCTCGTAGGTATCGCGCTCCTCATGGCTGGAATGGTCGCCAAGCAGGTGTGGCTCAGCGTGGTGGGCTTCCTCGTCATGCTGGGCTGTGCGGTACTCGCCGTGACCGGTTGGCGCAAGGCCCCCAAGCCGGGCGAACAGCCCGCCGCGGGGGCAGGGCCGCAGGCTCGCCGCCAGCCACGTCAGAAGCGCGGCCTGATGGACCGCATCGAACAGCGCTGGCAGCGTCGCCGTGACGAACAGGGCGGCCACTAGCTCGACGAGCAGCTCCTGAACAGACGCAGGGGGTGACCACCGGCCGGTGGTCACCCCCTGATGTATGCCCTGGTGCGTGTGGCCGGGGACTCAGCCCCGGCGCACCGTCACCCCTGCTGCCCCGGAGTCGAAGGCCGGCGCAGCGTCGGTCGGGCCGCGATCGCGCGGCGCTTGACGTCGGTCCACCACTCCGACAGCGCCCAGACCACCCGCACGCTGGACCGTGGCGCCAGCAGGGCGCGCACCTTCGTCGTCCATGTGGCCTTGGACCGCAGGTCGGACCGCACACGGCGGACGTCCTCCGCGAGGCCGGCCGTCGGACGGGGACTCGGGGCGTAGAGGACCTGTTCGACCGCGTCGGCGACTCGATGGACCGAGGCCGCCGCCGGGGGGTCGAGGTGGCCCAGCCGGACGATGCGGGCGGCGGTCTTGCGGGGCGTCTGGGAGTCGTCCGGCGGGATGCCGAAGTCCCAGGCGGTGTCGGTCAGTTCCTGCCAGACCGCCAGGGCGTGCAGCGGTATGTCCGCCTCCGTACGCCCATGTGCCCCCAGCCTCACCGCTCTCGTCCGTAGCCGCCACAGCATCGGCGCCGAGGGGATCAGCAGCGCCGCCGCGCCACCGAGCACCCACGCCAGCAGGACGTACCACTTCGGGCCGTCACCGCCGGACGGCAGCGCGGCCTGAGGCGACTCGCTCGCGCACAGCTGCGGGTTCTGCCCGGCGCAGCTCTCGCTGGTCGAGGGGGTGGCGGAGGGCCCGGTGCTCGTCGACTGCGAGGGCCGCGCCACGTCCGGGACCGTCGAGCCCGGCGTGTCCGACAGGGTGTACGACGGCGCCGAGCCACGGGTCGGCGTCGGCTCGAAGCGGGTCCAGCCCACGCCCTCGAAGTACAGCTCGGGCCAGGCGTGCGCGTCCCTCAGCCCCACCGAGACGGAGTTGTCGCCCTGCGGGGTACCGGGCGCGAAGCCCACCGCGACCCGCGCCGGTATGTCCAGCGAGCGGGCCATCGCCGCCATCGCGAACGAGAAGTGGACGCAGAAGCCCTGCTTGTCCCGCAGGAACCGGGCGATCGCCGTGCGGCCGCTGCCGACCTTGACGTTGGTGTCGTACTGGAAGCCGCCCGTGATGGCGAAGTAGTCCTGGAGCTTGACCGCCTGCTGGTAGTGGCTGGTCGCGCCCTTGGTGACCTCGCGCGCGGTCTCGGCGACCACCGCGGGCAGCGAGCCGGGCAGCTCGGTGAACTCGCGCTTCAGCGCGGCCGGCGGCTCCGGCGCGTCGGCGAGCTGCTCCGCCGTCGGCTGCACATCGAGGCTGCGCACGGTGTACGTCGCCCCGCGCGTGGTCTGGCGGCGATCGCCGACCACCGTCATGCCCAGCGGTTCGTACCGCCACCTGCCGTCGATGTCCACACCGCTCGGCGGGTATGGCATCGGCAGCCAGTTCTGGGCGTACCAGTCCGCCGCCGAGATGGTCGTCTCGACCTCCGCGCGCCGGACGTCCGGGCCCAGGCCGATGGGCGTGGGGAACTTGTCGGGGACGGCCTCGATGTTGCGCTTGGCCGGCTCCCAGGTGGTGCCGTCGAAGTCGTCCAGGGACACGATCCGCAGGTACAGGTTCGACAGGTCCGCCGTGTTGGTCTTCAGGGACATGACCTCGCGGTCCTCGTCCACGTTCAGACTGTCGCGCAGTGACACCAGCGGGTTCACCGCGGAGACCGTGCCGCCCCTGCCGCTGCCCGGGCCCACACCCGCGCCGGCGGCGTCCAGCAGCCCGCCGTTCATGGCGGGCAGGGCGAGCGGCACCACCAGGGCGATGCCCAGCGCGACCACGCCGATACGGCGCCCGGTGCGGACCGGTGCCACCGCGCCGGTGGGTTCCCCGCCCGGCGTCCGGGGCGCCCCGCCGAAGACCCGGCCCCACTGCGAGAGCCGGTCGCGGCCCTCGGCCAGGAGCAGCATCAGATAGCCCATGGCGGCGACCAGGAACCACAGCCAGTCCGCACCGCCGTCGGACAGTCCCGCCGCCACGGAGTACAGCGCCAGCAGGGGCAGCCCGGCCGGCGCGGCGCTGCGGAACGTCACCGCGAGGGTGTCCACCGCCAGGCCGATGACGAGGACCCCGCCGATCAGCATCAGCCGGATGCCGTCGGACAGCGGCGCCGGGATCGAGTACCGGCTGACGTCGTCCCCGCCGGTCTGCAGCAGGTCGGCGAAGTGCCGGAAGGCCTCCGGCCCGGGGATCACCCCGATGATCGCCTGCTGGTTGGCGAAGGTCAGGGTCAGCAGCATCAGCGCGACCAGCGCCTGCGCGGCCACCGTCAGGGGACGGGCCAGCGGCACCCGTCGGGCCGCCATGCCCACGCTCGTCTGGATCGCCAGCAGGAAGACCGCCTGCATCAGCCAGGTGACCGGGGAGACCAGCGGCAGCAGGGCGCACGAGGCCATCAGCGTGGCCGCCGCGGCGCACAGCGCCATCCGTGTCCGCCCGCTCATGCCGCTCCCCCCTCGCCCCGCACGCCACCGGCCGCCGCGGCGTCCGTACGCGCTCGGTCCGCCTGGCGCCACAGGTCGTTCAGCGAAGCGCCCCGCGGCACGCTCAGGGCCGTCCAGCCCGCCTCCCGCAGCATCCGCAGCCGCTCCTCGCTCCTGTCCAACGCGCCGGGCACATCCGTCGGTTCCCGCACCCAGGCCCCGCTGTCCAACACGAACGCCACCGCGCCCCCGCTGCGCTGCCGCATCTTGGCGGCCACCGCCGCCTGCTCCTCGTCGAGGTCGCCGAAGAAGCCGACCAGCAGCCCCTCGTTGCCGCCGCGCAGCACGTCGTACGCCCGCGACAGACCCGTGCCGTCGGAGTGGTCGATCACCGCGAGGGTGTCCATCATCAGCCCGGCCGCGTCCGCCGACTCCTGGTTGGCGCCCGCGAACCCGTCGGCGCCCTCGCCGGGCACCGAGCTGCCGGTGTCGGTCAGCAGCCGGACGGAGAAGCCCCGCTCCAGCATGTGCACCAGTACGGACGCCGTGCCCGACACCGCCCACTCGAAGGCCGAGTCCGGGCCCGCGCCCTGGAAGGCCAGGCCCCGGGTGTCAAGGAGCACCGTGCACCGGGAGCGCTGCGGCTGCTCCTCGCGGCGCACCATCAGCTCGCCGTAGCGCGCGGTGGAGCGCCAGTGGACGCGGCGCAGGTCGTCGCCGTAGCGGTAGCCGCGCGGGATCACGTCGTCCTCGCCGGCCAGCGCGAGCGAGCGCTGCCGGCCGTCGCCGTACCCCTTCGCCTCCCCGCTGAAGCGCACCGGCGGCAGCGGCTCCACCCGCGGGATGACCGTGAGGGTGTCGTACGTGGAGAAGGAGCGGGTCAGCTCGCACATGCCGAACGGGTCGCTCAGGCGCAGTTGCAGCGGGCCCAGCGGATAGCGGCCGCGCAGGTCGGAGCGGACCCGGTAGGACACCTCGCGGCGGCCGCCCGGCTCGACCCGGTCGAGCACGAAGCGGGGACGCGGGCCGAGGACGTAGGGCACCCGGTCCTGGAGCATCAGCAGGCCGGTGGGCAGCCGGGAGACGTTGTCCATCCGCAGATGCACCCGGGCCTCGCTGCTCGCGGGCACGCGCGCGGGGGAGAGCCGGCGGCTGCCCGCGACCCGGTAGCGGGTGCGGTACAGCACCGCCGCGCAGACCAGTGGCAGCACCGCGAGCAGCAGTCCGACGCGCAGCAGGTCGCTCTGGCCCAGGACGTAGGCGCAGACGGCGGCCGCGACCCCGGCGGCGAGGAAGGAGCGGCCGCGCGTGGTCAGACCGGCCAGGGCGGTGCGGATGCCGCTCTGGTCGCCGCGGTCCGCCTCGGTCTGGCCCGTACTGCCGGAGGTCATCACAGCCTCCGCGGCGGCTGCTGGCCGTACGACGCGGTGCCGCGGCTCAGGCCGCCCAAGCCGCTCTGCTGCTGCGGCGCGGCGGGCACCGGGGTGCGCTGGAGGATCTCCTGGACGACCTGCTCGGAGGTGCGCCGGTTGAGCTGGGCCTGCGCGGTGGGCAGCAGACGGTGCGCCAGGACGGCCACAGCGAGGGCCTGCACGTCGTCCGGGAGCGCGTACTCCCGGCCGCTCAGGGCCGCCGACGCCTTCGCTGCGCGCAGCAGATGCAGCGTCGCGCGCGGGGAGGCGCCGAGTCTGAGATCGGGGTGGGTGCGGGTGGCCGCGACCAGGTCCACCGCGTACCGGCGGACCGGCTCGGCGACATGCACGCCGCGCACCGCGTCGATCAGCTTCACGATGTCGTGCGCGTGCGCCACCGGCTGCAGGTCCTCCAGCGGGGAGACACCTCCGTGCACGTCCAGCATCTGCAGCTCGGCCTCCACGCTGGGGTAGCCGACGGAGACACGGGCCATGAAGCGGTCGCGCTGGGCCTCGGGCAGCGGGTAGGTGCCCTCCATCTCGACCGGGTTCTGCGTGGCGACCACCATGAAGGGGCTCGGCAGCTCGTAGGTCTGCCCGTCGATCGTGACCTGGCGCTCCTCCATGGACTCCAGGAGCGCGGACTGCGTCTTCGGCGAGGCGCGGTTGATCTCGTCGCCGATCACGATCTGCGCGAAGATCGCGCCGGGCTTGAACTCGAAGTCCTTGCGCTGCTGGTCCCAGATGGACACACCCGTGATGTCCGAGGGCAGCAGGTCCGGTGTGAACTGGATACGCCTTACCGAACAGTCGATGGACCGCGCCAGCGCCTTCGCCAGCATCGTCTTGCCCACACCGGGAACATCCTCGATCAGAAGATGTCCCTCGGCGAGCAGTACGGTCAGCGAAAGCCGTACGACCTCGGGCTTGCCCTCGATCACACCCTCCACCGAACTGCGGACCCGCTCCACAGTGGCAGTCAGATCAGTGAGGCTCGCTCGATCGTCATAGGTCGTCACCCGGCCCTCCTCGGCCCGTTCTTTCCGGGCCGACGCGATGCGCGGACCGGCCCACCCCTGGAACTCGGACACCACGCGTGAAGAGTTCTGCGTGTTGTCACACCCGCATTCTTGCTGCCGTTACCGATTCGTGTCACTCGACTGTGGACAACTGCCTGCGATATGTCGGGTCTTACGGCCTTTTGGGCGCGCCCGGGCGCAGATTGACAGCGAAACGACAGGTGCGGCGGATGGTTACGTGGGGTCGATCTCGCGCAGCAGGCCCGTCCGCACGTCGAAGACGAAGCCGCGCACATCGTCGGTGTGCAGCAGGAACGGCGAGGTGCGCACCCGCTGCATCGACTGCCGAACGTCCTGGTCGACGTCCCGGAAGGACTCCACCGCCCAGGCGGGCCGCTGGCCGACCTCCATCTCCAGGTCGTGCCGGAAGTCCTCGGTGAGGGTCTCCAGGCCGCAGCCGGTGTGGTGGATGAGGACCACACTGCGGGTGCCCAGCGCCCGCTGGCTGATGGTCAGGGAGCGGATCACGTCGTCGGTGACGACGCCGCCCGCGTTGCGGATGGTGTGGCAGTCGCCGAGCTCCAGGCCCAGCGCGGCGTGCAGGTCGAGACGGGCGTCCATGCAGGCCACGACGGCGACGTGCAGGACGGGACGGGCGTCCATCCCGGGGTCGGTGAAGGCGGAGGCGTACCGCTCGTTCGCGTCGACGAGGCGGTCGGTCACCGTACCGCCGCGTATGGCGCCTTCGGGCTCGGTGGGAACAGATGCGGAAGTCGTCATATTCATGACGGTACTGGTCACGGCTCTCGCGGTCCTGTCGTGAGAAGGGAAAAAGAGCGTCATCACGTGCGGCGTGTGAGGTAACGCACAGGGGGTTCGCGACGCGCAGGTCGGTTGATTGACCGGAAGACAGGGTGGACTAAAGTGACGCGAAGCGGGAGGCGAGACTCCCTGCTGGACTGTTTTTCCAAGGAGACCCCGGCGATTTCTCCGAAGGTCTCCCCGCGTGCGCGGCGCGTACGTACGGCTCGGCCTCCTCCCGCTCCCGGCCGGCTGACGCTTCCGGCGCCGGCAGGCCTCCCCTTCACGAGCGGGCGGGGACCCGGCGGTGCGTACGGCCCCGCCGGATCTGAGAGGGCCCCTTGAGTCAGCGTCGACATGTCCCGGTGATGCTCCAGCGGTGCCTGGACCTGTTGGCCCCCGCCCTGCAGCGGCCGGGAGCGGTGGTCGTCGACTGCACGCTCGGGCTCGGCGGCCACAGCGAGGCCCTTCTGACGCGGTTCCCCGAGGCCCGGCTCGTCGCCCTGGACCGCGACAAGGAGGCCCTGCGCCTGTCCGCCGAGCGGCTCGGCCCGTACGGCGAGCGCGCGACCCTCGTGCACGCCGTCTACGACGAGCTCCCGGAGGTCCTGGCCAGGCTCGGCATCCCGCGCGTACAGGGCGTCCTGTTCGACCTCGGCGTCTCCTCCATGCAGCTCGACGAGGCCGACCGCGGCTTCGCCTACGCCCAGGACGCCCCCCTCGACATGCGCATGGACCAGACGGCCGGCATCAGCGCCGCCGAGGTCCTCAACACCTACCCGGCCGGTGAGCTGGTGCGGATCCTGCGCGCGTACGGCGAGGAGAAGCAGGCCAAGCGGATCGTGGCCGCCATCGTGCGCGAGCGGGAGAAGGAGCCGTTCAGCAACAGCGCCCGGCTCGTGGAGCTGATCCGCGACGCGCTGCCGCAGGCCGCCAAGCGCACCGGCGGCAACCCGGCCAAGCGCACCTTCCAGGCGCTGCGCATCGAGGTGAACGGCGAGCTGTCCGTCCTGGAGCGGGCGATCCCGGCCGCCGTGGCCGCTCTCGCCGTCGGCGGGCGGATCGCGGTGCTGTCGTACCACTCGCTGGAGGACCGGCTGGTCAAGCAGGTGTTCGCGGCCGGCGCCGCCACCACCGCGCCGCCGGGGCTGCCCGTCGTCCCCGAGCAGTACCAGCCGCGGCTCAAGCTGCTGACGCGCGGTGCCGAACTTCCCACCGAGGAAGAGGTCGCCGAGAACCGGCGCGCGGCACCCGCGCGTCTGCGCGGTGCCGAGCGCATCAGGGAGTCCATCGAATGAGCGGCGTGGGGCAGGGGCGGGCCTGGCGGGTCCAGGACTCGAACCCATGGGCGGGAAAACCGGACCCGGGGGAGGGGCAGTGAGCAGGAAACCCGAACTGAGAGGGCGGGCCGCCCGGCTCGCGCGGCTCTTCCCCCCGGGCGCCGGGCAGGCCGCCCGCGCCCCCTTCGTCCTCCTCGTCGTCGTCCTCCTCGGCGGCGGCCTCATCGGGCTCCTCATGCTGAACTCCGCCCTGAGCGAGGGCGCCTTCAAGCTCGACGACATCCAGAAGGAGACGAAGGCCCTCACCGACGAGGAGCAGTCCCTCCAGCGGGACATCGACGCCTACTCCGCCCCCGACGCCCTCCAGCGCCGCGCCCGGGAACTCGGCATGGTCCCCGGCGGCGACCCCGCCTTCCTCAACCCGGACGGCACGGTCAAGGGCGTCCCCAGCACCGCCCCCGCCGGGCAGCTCGCCGGCCGCAGCCCCGT
It encodes:
- a CDS encoding ATP-binding cassette domain-containing protein, whose product is MGEAVAGAGVTALGLGLKGPRGWAFRGVSFEAEPGSLIAVEGPSGTGRTCLLLALTGRMKSTEGTATVGGAPLPKRMAAVRRDSAVAHVPGVTDLDPALTVAEHLHERALLQRRFGDALRGLLRPGAERRAEERLRIDAALTAAGLDRESLPKGSRTAVRDLERAEALRLSIALALIGRPRLLGVDDTDFKLSDSERAEIWELLKSLAASGTTVVAVCSEAPDGTVKVSTAAPKNQEPQESEGEEAADAHAQAGRA
- a CDS encoding SAV_6107 family HEPN domain-containing protein, whose amino-acid sequence is MASYHAAAARRRRATGPAPSLTGPASDVHPVLRRTTAPPAALDLLAQARAGLDEATVLETPNERYATAHLAALRTAAAVLAARGRPEPTSRRRARIRSAWEVLPEIAPELTEWSALFASGARRRARAEAGIQGAASRRDADDLIRDVAMFLRLVERMLVLQPVLPQPRQDVDASAEETGDRQQARDDMPDAG
- a CDS encoding class I SAM-dependent methyltransferase, yielding MSDPMRPPVAHHHPQTASLRSDPSRPRAALRTAVVWEVLQDALDRRAKATGRQALDVLDTGGGSGNFAVPLARLGHRVTVVDPSPNALFALERRAAEAEVADRVTGVQGDVHGLFDVVERGGYDVVLCHGVLEYVDDPAEGVRNAVAALRSEGVLSLLAAGLGGAVLARALAGHFKEAKQALEDPDGRWGHGDPMPRRFTADQLTGLVERAGLRVGAVHGVRVFADLVPGVLVDTEPGALEALLKLEEAAAELSAFHAVATQLHVLGETGETAEA
- a CDS encoding DUF3040 domain-containing protein gives rise to the protein MPLSEHEQRMLEQMERALYAEDPKFATALEGSGLRTYTRRRVYQAVAGFLVGIALLMAGMVAKQVWLSVVGFLVMLGCAVLAVTGWRKAPKPGEQPAAGAGPQARRQPRQKRGLMDRIEQRWQRRRDEQGGH
- a CDS encoding transglutaminase TgpA family protein, which produces MSGRTRMALCAAAATLMASCALLPLVSPVTWLMQAVFLLAIQTSVGMAARRVPLARPLTVAAQALVALMLLTLTFANQQAIIGVIPGPEAFRHFADLLQTGGDDVSRYSIPAPLSDGIRLMLIGGVLVIGLAVDTLAVTFRSAAPAGLPLLALYSVAAGLSDGGADWLWFLVAAMGYLMLLLAEGRDRLSQWGRVFGGAPRTPGGEPTGAVAPVRTGRRIGVVALGIALVVPLALPAMNGGLLDAAGAGVGPGSGRGGTVSAVNPLVSLRDSLNVDEDREVMSLKTNTADLSNLYLRIVSLDDFDGTTWEPAKRNIEAVPDKFPTPIGLGPDVRRAEVETTISAADWYAQNWLPMPYPPSGVDIDGRWRYEPLGMTVVGDRRQTTRGATYTVRSLDVQPTAEQLADAPEPPAALKREFTELPGSLPAVVAETAREVTKGATSHYQQAVKLQDYFAITGGFQYDTNVKVGSGRTAIARFLRDKQGFCVHFSFAMAAMARSLDIPARVAVGFAPGTPQGDNSVSVGLRDAHAWPELYFEGVGWTRFEPTPTRGSAPSYTLSDTPGSTVPDVARPSQSTSTGPSATPSTSESCAGQNPQLCASESPQAALPSGGDGPKWYVLLAWVLGGAAALLIPSAPMLWRLRTRAVRLGAHGRTEADIPLHALAVWQELTDTAWDFGIPPDDSQTPRKTAARIVRLGHLDPPAAASVHRVADAVEQVLYAPSPRPTAGLAEDVRRVRSDLRSKATWTTKVRALLAPRSSVRVVWALSEWWTDVKRRAIAARPTLRRPSTPGQQG
- a CDS encoding DUF58 domain-containing protein, which encodes MTSGSTGQTEADRGDQSGIRTALAGLTTRGRSFLAAGVAAAVCAYVLGQSDLLRVGLLLAVLPLVCAAVLYRTRYRVAGSRRLSPARVPASSEARVHLRMDNVSRLPTGLLMLQDRVPYVLGPRPRFVLDRVEPGGRREVSYRVRSDLRGRYPLGPLQLRLSDPFGMCELTRSFSTYDTLTVIPRVEPLPPVRFSGEAKGYGDGRQRSLALAGEDDVIPRGYRYGDDLRRVHWRSTARYGELMVRREEQPQRSRCTVLLDTRGLAFQGAGPDSAFEWAVSGTASVLVHMLERGFSVRLLTDTGSSVPGEGADGFAGANQESADAAGLMMDTLAVIDHSDGTGLSRAYDVLRGGNEGLLVGFFGDLDEEQAAVAAKMRQRSGGAVAFVLDSGAWVREPTDVPGALDRSEERLRMLREAGWTALSVPRGASLNDLWRQADRARTDAAAAGGVRGEGGAA
- a CDS encoding AAA family ATPase, whose product is MTTYDDRASLTDLTATVERVRSSVEGVIEGKPEVVRLSLTVLLAEGHLLIEDVPGVGKTMLAKALARSIDCSVRRIQFTPDLLPSDITGVSIWDQQRKDFEFKPGAIFAQIVIGDEINRASPKTQSALLESMEERQVTIDGQTYELPSPFMVVATQNPVEMEGTYPLPEAQRDRFMARVSVGYPSVEAELQMLDVHGGVSPLEDLQPVAHAHDIVKLIDAVRGVHVAEPVRRYAVDLVAATRTHPDLRLGASPRATLHLLRAAKASAALSGREYALPDDVQALAVAVLAHRLLPTAQAQLNRRTSEQVVQEILQRTPVPAAPQQQSGLGGLSRGTASYGQQPPRRL
- a CDS encoding beta-class carbonic anhydrase: MTTSASVPTEPEGAIRGGTVTDRLVDANERYASAFTDPGMDARPVLHVAVVACMDARLDLHAALGLELGDCHTIRNAGGVVTDDVIRSLTISQRALGTRSVVLIHHTGCGLETLTEDFRHDLEMEVGQRPAWAVESFRDVDQDVRQSMQRVRTSPFLLHTDDVRGFVFDVRTGLLREIDPT
- the rsmH gene encoding 16S rRNA (cytosine(1402)-N(4))-methyltransferase RsmH; its protein translation is MSQRRHVPVMLQRCLDLLAPALQRPGAVVVDCTLGLGGHSEALLTRFPEARLVALDRDKEALRLSAERLGPYGERATLVHAVYDELPEVLARLGIPRVQGVLFDLGVSSMQLDEADRGFAYAQDAPLDMRMDQTAGISAAEVLNTYPAGELVRILRAYGEEKQAKRIVAAIVREREKEPFSNSARLVELIRDALPQAAKRTGGNPAKRTFQALRIEVNGELSVLERAIPAAVAALAVGGRIAVLSYHSLEDRLVKQVFAAGAATTAPPGLPVVPEQYQPRLKLLTRGAELPTEEEVAENRRAAPARLRGAERIRESIE
- a CDS encoding septum formation initiator family protein, with the protein product MSRKPELRGRAARLARLFPPGAGQAARAPFVLLVVVLLGGGLIGLLMLNSALSEGAFKLDDIQKETKALTDEEQSLQRDIDAYSAPDALQRRARELGMVPGGDPAFLNPDGTVKGVPSTAPAGQLAGRSPVVLAPEALPDAPVPLPAPSPTPTTAPPDASQTPAGPPAAPQAVPQGAPGGPAPSAPSAPSSAYPTPGR